One window of Chryseobacterium indologenes genomic DNA carries:
- a CDS encoding helix-turn-helix domain-containing protein, with amino-acid sequence MQKISSPSAVERIKEVLELMKHEHEDKTPFTYEVPITRQQLASLTGLCVETTIRAIKKMERDKIVRISNRKIMY; translated from the coding sequence ATGCAGAAAATATCTTCTCCGAGTGCAGTTGAGAGGATTAAGGAAGTATTGGAGCTCATGAAGCATGAGCATGAAGATAAAACTCCATTTACGTATGAAGTTCCCATCACACGGCAGCAATTAGCTTCTTTAACAGGATTATGCGTTGAAACTACTATCAGGGCTATAAAAAAGATGGAGCGAGACAAAATAGTCCGAATTTCAAACCGAAAAATTATGTATTAA
- a CDS encoding Crp/Fnr family transcriptional regulator: MQQDYDTRITLMILHGNLNPFLSQTTKIKSMFFKEELLYSIGAVEQHYNPGDYIFREGANPKFYFQIVNGDVKLNNYNSAGKEFIQNILSSKDPVGDYRLYLEQTYPVNAVALSNCTIIKLCASTFTRFLDQPTSKSLFRALQILIQATLP; encoded by the coding sequence ATGCAGCAAGATTACGATACCCGTATTACGCTGATGATCCTACATGGGAATTTAAATCCATTCTTATCACAAACCACAAAAATTAAAAGTATGTTTTTTAAAGAAGAACTTCTATACTCTATCGGAGCTGTAGAACAACATTATAATCCGGGAGATTACATATTCCGGGAAGGCGCAAATCCAAAATTTTATTTTCAGATTGTTAATGGTGATGTTAAACTAAATAACTATAATAGTGCAGGTAAAGAATTTATTCAAAATATTCTAAGTTCTAAAGATCCCGTAGGAGATTACAGGTTATATCTTGAACAGACATACCCTGTAAATGCTGTAGCTCTTTCTAATTGTACTATTATTAAATTATGTGCAAGTACTTTCACACGTTTCTTAGACCAACCAACATCCAAGTCATTATTTAGAGCTTTGCAAATCCTTATCCAAGCAACTCTACCGTAA
- a CDS encoding IS3 family transposase (programmed frameshift): MKAQELKKEKHTQRDYNIGFKLRVVSQVENGDYTYKQAQKEYGIQGRSTVLVWLRRYGNLDWSKPKLHIMHNSKETPAQKIKRLEKELADEKLKTKVLNTMIDMSDKQYGSQIRKKFSSQQSFRLHREGISISRLCRLFGISRQAVYQNKQRSLTREKELLKIKILVQKVRMEIPRLGTRKLYYLLKEGFKNEGIKIGRDALFAYLKRENMLVRAQKKYVKTTFSKHWLRKHPNLLKELKIAKAEQVFVSDITYIKTRESTCYLSLVTDAYSRKIMGYSLSSNMNTENVAKALKMTVKNRVSNTPLIHHSDRGLQYCSGYYQNMLNKNRIKPSMTDGYDCYQNALAERINGILKQEFLFCKTKNIQDLNSLIKESINIYNTKRPYLSLNMQTPDKVHKKSKENKYFSGLNIV, encoded by the exons ATGAAAGCTCAAGAATTAAAAAAGGAAAAACATACTCAAAGAGATTACAATATAGGCTTTAAATTACGAGTTGTTTCTCAGGTAGAAAACGGTGATTACACTTATAAACAAGCCCAAAAAGAATATGGTATCCAAGGCAGAAGTACAGTTTTGGTTTGGTTGCGAAGATATGGTAACTTAGATTGGAGTAAACCTAAACTCCATATTATGCATAACTCTAAAGAAACTCCGGCTCAAAAAATTAAGCGTTTGGAAAAAGAATTAGCTGATGAAAAGCTAAAAACTAAGGTTCTTAATACCATGATTGATATGTCAGATAAGCAGTATGGCAGCCAAATCAGAAAAAAGTTTTCCTCCCAACAATCTT TCAGACTCCACAGAGAAGGAATAAGCATATCCAGGCTGTGCAGATTGTTTGGGATAAGCCGTCAGGCAGTTTATCAAAATAAGCAGAGGAGCTTAACCCGTGAAAAAGAATTACTAAAAATAAAGATACTCGTACAAAAAGTACGAATGGAAATACCCAGACTTGGAACCAGAAAGCTTTATTACCTACTTAAAGAAGGGTTCAAAAATGAAGGAATCAAAATAGGCAGAGATGCTTTATTTGCTTATCTAAAAAGAGAGAATATGCTTGTGCGTGCTCAAAAAAAGTATGTTAAGACAACTTTTTCAAAACATTGGCTTAGAAAACATCCTAATTTATTGAAAGAATTAAAGATCGCAAAAGCAGAACAGGTTTTTGTAAGCGATATAACTTATATTAAAACAAGGGAATCTACCTGCTATTTGTCTTTAGTAACAGATGCTTACAGCAGAAAAATCATGGGATATTCATTAAGCTCAAATATGAATACTGAGAATGTAGCCAAAGCTTTAAAAATGACAGTGAAAAATAGAGTTTCAAATACTCCTTTGATTCATCATTCAGATAGAGGACTGCAGTACTGTTCTGGCTATTACCAAAACATGCTTAATAAAAATAGAATAAAACCTTCTATGACTGATGGTTATGATTGTTATCAAAATGCATTGGCTGAGAGAATTAATGGAATATTAAAGCAGGAATTCCTGTTTTGTAAAACAAAGAATATACAAGACTTAAACTCTTTGATAAAAGAAAGTATTAATATCTACAATACTAAAAGACCATATTTAAGTCTTAATATGCAAACGCCAGATAAAGTGCATAAAAAATCCAAAGAAAATAAATACTTCTCAGGATTAAATATTGTCTAA
- the arsB gene encoding ACR3 family arsenite efflux transporter, whose translation MKPRLKFLDHYLTLWIFLAMGTGIGLGHVFPAIPDMINSLSVGTTNIPLAAGLILMMYPPLAKVDYSLLPLAFKDKKIIGISLFLNWIIGPVLMFILAILFLRDEPDYMTGLILIGLARCIAMVIVWNDLAGGNREYAALLVALNSIFQVFTYSFMIWLFITILPHQLGLTSFNVSVSMKDTIESVLIYLGIPFLAGFLTRYLLIRSKGTVWYNTRFIPQISPVTLFALLFTIILMFSLKGSKILELPMDVVKVAIPLIIYFILMFFISFVINKSLKVPYDKNASIAFTATGNNFELAIAVAISVFGIHSPQAFVGVIGPLVEVPVLILLVKAGLLLKKKWYHE comes from the coding sequence ATGAAGCCACGATTGAAATTTCTTGATCACTATCTTACTTTATGGATATTTCTGGCGATGGGCACAGGTATTGGTCTGGGACATGTTTTCCCTGCCATCCCTGATATGATCAACTCATTATCCGTAGGGACTACAAATATTCCTCTGGCAGCAGGGCTTATTCTGATGATGTATCCACCTTTGGCTAAGGTTGATTACTCTCTTTTACCATTGGCATTTAAGGATAAAAAAATCATAGGTATTTCTTTATTTCTTAACTGGATCATAGGACCGGTTTTGATGTTTATTCTGGCCATCCTTTTTTTAAGAGATGAACCCGATTATATGACAGGTCTGATACTAATTGGTCTTGCAAGATGTATTGCAATGGTCATCGTATGGAATGACCTCGCTGGGGGCAATAGAGAATATGCAGCCTTACTGGTTGCTTTAAACAGTATTTTTCAGGTGTTTACTTATAGTTTTATGATCTGGCTTTTTATTACAATACTGCCTCATCAGCTGGGACTCACCAGTTTTAATGTAAGTGTCTCTATGAAAGATACCATAGAAAGTGTACTTATTTATCTGGGAATTCCTTTTTTAGCAGGTTTTCTCACCCGTTATTTATTGATAAGATCAAAAGGTACAGTATGGTACAACACAAGATTTATCCCTCAGATATCTCCCGTTACCTTATTTGCTCTGTTATTTACCATCATATTGATGTTTAGCTTAAAAGGGTCTAAAATATTGGAGCTGCCCATGGATGTGGTAAAAGTGGCAATCCCGTTAATCATCTATTTTATTCTGATGTTTTTTATAAGCTTTGTTATCAACAAATCATTAAAGGTTCCTTATGATAAAAATGCATCTATTGCCTTTACAGCTACCGGAAACAATTTTGAACTGGCTATTGCGGTTGCCATTTCTGTATTCGGTATTCATTCTCCGCAGGCTTTTGTAGGAGTAATTGGTCCCCTGGTAGAAGTTCCGGTTTTAATACTTCTGGTAAAAGCGGGCTTATTATTAAAAAAGAAATGGTATCATGAATAA